From Fulvivirga lutea:
TTGCAGCTTCTGCTTCTGATCCTGCTCCAATGCAGTTCTTTGCTCCATTTACAGGTGCTGCTATTGGCGAGTTTTTCAGAGATACTGGAAGGCCAGCTCTTGTAATTTATGATGATTTATCTAAACAAGCTGTTGCTTACCGTGAGGTTTCTCTTTTATTAAGAAGACCTCCGGGACGTGAGGCTTATCCTGGTGATGTATTCTATCTTCACTCAAGATTATTAGAGAGAGCTGCGAAAATCACTGCTTCTCAAGAAATTGCTGAGCAGATGAACGATTTGCCAGAATCATTGAAAGGTAAGGTAAAAGGTGGCGGTTCACTAACTGCACTTCCAATCATTGAAACTCAAGCAGGTGACGTTTCAGCTTATATTCCAACCAACGTAATTTCTATTACTGATGGTCAGATATTCTTGGAAACTAACTTGTTTAACTCTGGTATCAGACCAGCTATTAACGTTGGTATTTCTGTATCACGTGTGGGAGGTTCTGCACAGATTAAATCAATGAAAAAAGTAGCTGGTACGTTGAAACTAGATCAGGCGCAGTTTAGGGAACTTGAAGCGTTTGCTAAATTTGGTTCTGACCTTGATGCCGCTACTAAGTTAACGATTGAAAGAGGTAGAAGAAACCTTGAAATATTAAAGCAGGCTCAGTACTCACCAGTTTCTGTTGAGGAGCAAGTTGCAATTATCTATGTATCTACTAAAGGTATGATGGATAATGTGCCTGTTGAAAAGGTGAAAGAATTTGAAAAGAACTTCTTAGATACTTTAAGAACTAAGCACAAAGATGCTTTAGATTTATTAAAGGCAGGAAAATTAGAAGATAGCGCAACGGATGTTTTAGCTTCTGTAGCTGCAGATCTTTCTAAGCAATATAGCAATTAATTTTAGCCTAAAATTCAATATTGAATGGCGAACTTAAAAGAAGTAAAAGGTAGAATACAGTCTGTAACTTCAACACAGCAGATAACTAAAGCCATGAAAATGGTGGCTGCTGCTAAGTTGAGAAGAGCACAGGACAACGTTACTCAAATGCGACCTTATGCTGCCAAATTAGCTGGGTTGCTTCAAAACTTATCCTCGCAAGGTAATAGTGATGAGGGTAACAATTTTACACAAGTACGACCAGAAGAAAAGATTCTTTTGATGGTTGTTTCCTCTGATAAAGGACTGTGCGGTGCTTTTAATAGTAACATATTCAAAGCTACTAACAGACGCATTGAGGAGAATTATAAGAGCCAGCATAGTAGAGGTAATGTTCATATTATGCCTATTGGTAAAAAAGCATTGGACTATTTCTCTAAAAGAGGTTTCCATGTAATTTCAGATTACTGGAACATGTTCTCTCCTACTTCTTTTGAATTGAGTTCAGAAGCAGCACAATTTGCCATGGATTCGTTTACGCAAGGCACATACGATAAAATTGAAATCATTTACAATGAGTTCAAGAATGTGGCTACTCAAATATTGAATACAGAGCAATTTTTACCAGTACTTCCTCCTGCTGAAGGCCAGAATGACTTTGAGGTTGATTACATTTATCAGCCAAGCAGAGAAGAGATTGTTACTGAGCTTATACCTAAGTCGTTAAAAATTCAGGTATATAAGGCGATACTAGACTCTAATGCTGCAGAGCATGGAGCTAGAATGACTGCCATGGATCAGGCAACCGATAATGCTGGTGAATTACTTAAAGAATTAAGATTAACTTATAATAGAACACGTCAAGCAGCCATTACCAAGGAAATCCTTGAGATTGTTGGTGGTGCTGAAGCCTTAGGCGGTTAATCATTAACTGAATTAATTCAAAGAGTCTAACTTTAGGGTTAGACTCTTTTTTTATGTCTTTATTTAGCTACAAAACAATCAGTCTGTTAAGCATTGATGTGGCCGTTGGCGCTGTGATATCATCTGCATTTATAGCCAAAGTATTTGCTGTAGAAGTTGATGTCATCACGTACTTGGTGCTGGGCTTGGTAGTATGGGCTATTTATACCTTTGATCATTTATTAGATGCGAAAATAAGCGTAAGTGGTGTACAGCTTGAACGATATAAGTTTCATAATGAGAAATTTATACCAATTTCATTGTTACTGATTGTATCGTTGCTTACAATTCTTGGGTTGATATTCTTTTTGCCTAAAAATGTAATACTATATGGTACGGCACTGGGTCTGTTGGTCATTATCTATTTTGTGTCTATCCATTTATTGCCATGGCGTGTGGTATATCATAAAGAAATAACCGCAGCCTTGGCGTATTTTATGGGCATTTTAATTGGGCCAATAAGCTCATTAAACTTACCTCTACAGACAGAGCATTTTATATTTCTGCTTTGTTATTTTCTAATAGTATTAATGAACCTTATAATTTTCTCAGGTTTTGATAGAACTACAGATGAAATCAACAATTTCTCAAGTATTCATAGGGTTATGGGATACAGGAGTATGAAATATGCCATAGCTATTCTATCTGTGCTAATCCTCCTATTCAGTTGGCTGGTATTCATGAATTTTGGATGGATTGCAAGCACAGTATTGTGCTCTATGTTTGTTGTGCTTTTAGGTATTTATAGCTTCTCCAGTAGGCCATGGGTATGTAAATATTATCGCATTGCTGGTGATGGAATATTCTTATTGCCCGCGGTTTATTTTTTATGAATAATTTTAACCGAGTAAGCTTTTTTTATGATTGGCTGGCAAAGCTGGTTTTCGGTAGGTCAATATTAAATTCTCAGACTGCATTCTTTAGTTATTTGAAAGAAGGTGATGAAATTCTTATTTGCGGTGGAGGCACAGGTCAAATTCTTAAAGAATTAGAGAAGCTCAATATAAAATTAAGAATAGACTATGTAGAGAAATCTAAGAAAATGATTGACAGGGCTAAAGAAATGGCGCCATTGAATAAATTAGACATTCAATTCATACAAAAAGACATATTTGATGTACAGCTGAAAAAATATCAAATCGTAATTACACCTTTCTTTTTAGATGTATTTAAGGAGGAGAATTTGATAAAGTTGATTGATAAACTTAGTAGTTCTCTTCAAACCACGGGCTTTTGGTTGTGTACTGACTTCAAAAGAACGAACCAAAGGTGGAAGGATATCTTTATTCAATTCATGTACTGGTTCTTTCGATTAACAACGAATTTGGAAGGCAATCTTCTTTTAGATTTTGAAAGTAGCATAGTTAAAAGTGGTTGTAAAAAACTTCGTTCGGCTACTTACTTTCATGAAATGATTGAAGCGGGATTGTACCAGAAACTATAAATATTTAGATGCTTCTCTAACACTCAAGGGCGCCAGTTTATGGGTATTCACAAAATGGGTCACCCAATCCTTATTATGTTTAGAGTATTCTCTTAATGACCAGCCAATTGCCTTTTGAATAAAAAATTCTGACGAATCCGATAGCGTAAGGATGGCCTGAGATAATAACTCTTTATCAGTTTCTTGTTTGTATTTAAGCTGGAAAAGTAGCATAACTCTGTTTAACCAAAAATTATCTGACTGAAGCCATTTGTTAAAATAAACAGGTATTAAGTCAGGGTGATTTTTAAAATGTACGCCTACAATATTGGAAGAAATTAAATCTACAGTATCCCACCACTGATGGTATTCCAACATGTATTCGATAATGTGAATTTTATCGGCATCAGACTTCTTGATCAATTTTTGGAAGAGCTCAACACCACAATAGTGATACTCTCTGTATGGAAAACTCCACAAGCCGATTAAAACACCATCGATAGTTTCTTGATTAGGTAGTCCGTGTTTTTTAGTAAATTCAGCTAGTAACTGCTTTCGCTTTGGTTGTTTGATGCCTAAAAAAGTGAACCTGTTTTTCATATAGGCACTCATGCCGGCAGCCAGTTCGGTATTGCCCTTATCTTTGAAATGCTTATGTAATTCAACCAAATATTTCATTTGCTTTGAGCCTATCTAACTCTGATTTAGTTACTTTTAATTTATGAAAAAAATTGGCCTTCTAATCTTATCCATTCTATTTCTTCATGGCTGCGCAAATAATCAAGAGCCAAGTAATTCCAGTGATATTGAAATGCCACAGGCAATTATGCCATCTGAAAAGTATAATGTAGCATTTGTAATTGTTAATGGAGTCTATAATTCAGAATTGGTGGCTCCTATGGATATTTTACATCATACAGTTTACCATACTGAACCTAGAATGAAGGTTTTTACTGTTGCCCCTGATACAACACTCATCACTACTTTTGAAGGGCTAAAAATTAAGCCAGATTACTCTTTTGCATCGGCTCAACTCCCTGATATTAACGTTTTGGTTGTACCCAGTGCGGAGCATAGTATGAGCAGTGATTTAGAGAATGACGAACTCATTAATTTTGTAAAAGAGAAAGGAAATGCTGC
This genomic window contains:
- the atpA gene encoding F0F1 ATP synthase subunit alpha, which codes for MADVRPDEVSAILREQLSGAKTEAELEEIGTVLEVGDGVARIYGLSKAQSGELLEFENGLKALVLNLEEDNVGAVLLGESKGIKEGDTVKRTGRIASINVGEGMVGRVVDTLGNPIDGKGPIEGETFEMPLERKAPGVIYRQPVNEPLQTGIKAIDSMIPIGRGQRELIIGDRQTGKTAVAIDTIINQKEFYERGEPVFCIYVAVAQKASTVANVVASLEKAGAMKYTVVVAASASDPAPMQFFAPFTGAAIGEFFRDTGRPALVIYDDLSKQAVAYREVSLLLRRPPGREAYPGDVFYLHSRLLERAAKITASQEIAEQMNDLPESLKGKVKGGGSLTALPIIETQAGDVSAYIPTNVISITDGQIFLETNLFNSGIRPAINVGISVSRVGGSAQIKSMKKVAGTLKLDQAQFRELEAFAKFGSDLDAATKLTIERGRRNLEILKQAQYSPVSVEEQVAIIYVSTKGMMDNVPVEKVKEFEKNFLDTLRTKHKDALDLLKAGKLEDSATDVLASVAADLSKQYSN
- the atpG gene encoding ATP synthase F1 subunit gamma, which produces MANLKEVKGRIQSVTSTQQITKAMKMVAAAKLRRAQDNVTQMRPYAAKLAGLLQNLSSQGNSDEGNNFTQVRPEEKILLMVVSSDKGLCGAFNSNIFKATNRRIEENYKSQHSRGNVHIMPIGKKALDYFSKRGFHVISDYWNMFSPTSFELSSEAAQFAMDSFTQGTYDKIEIIYNEFKNVATQILNTEQFLPVLPPAEGQNDFEVDYIYQPSREEIVTELIPKSLKIQVYKAILDSNAAEHGARMTAMDQATDNAGELLKELRLTYNRTRQAAITKEILEIVGGAEALGG
- a CDS encoding class I SAM-dependent methyltransferase; this translates as MNNFNRVSFFYDWLAKLVFGRSILNSQTAFFSYLKEGDEILICGGGTGQILKELEKLNIKLRIDYVEKSKKMIDRAKEMAPLNKLDIQFIQKDIFDVQLKKYQIVITPFFLDVFKEENLIKLIDKLSSSLQTTGFWLCTDFKRTNQRWKDIFIQFMYWFFRLTTNLEGNLLLDFESSIVKSGCKKLRSATYFHEMIEAGLYQKL
- a CDS encoding DNA alkylation repair protein yields the protein MKYLVELHKHFKDKGNTELAAGMSAYMKNRFTFLGIKQPKRKQLLAEFTKKHGLPNQETIDGVLIGLWSFPYREYHYCGVELFQKLIKKSDADKIHIIEYMLEYHQWWDTVDLISSNIVGVHFKNHPDLIPVYFNKWLQSDNFWLNRVMLLFQLKYKQETDKELLSQAILTLSDSSEFFIQKAIGWSLREYSKHNKDWVTHFVNTHKLAPLSVREASKYL
- a CDS encoding DJ-1/PfpI family protein, with product MKKIGLLILSILFLHGCANNQEPSNSSDIEMPQAIMPSEKYNVAFVIVNGVYNSELVAPMDILHHTVYHTEPRMKVFTVAPDTTLITTFEGLKIKPDYSFASAQLPDINVLVVPSAEHSMSSDLENDELINFVKEKGNAANYVMSLCDGAFVLAQAGLVDGKESTTFPSDIDAYAQRFPQLKVHKGVSFVHDGKLITSVGGAKSYDPALYLSELLYGKKAAEGLARGLVIDWDINSIKFVRVAD